DNA sequence from the Gasterosteus aculeatus unplaced genomic scaffold, fGasAcu3.hap1.1 HAP1_SCAFFOLD_39, whole genome shotgun sequence genome:
gacctgagagtctccagttcacagtgtggactcttcaatccagcagacagcagcgtcactcctgaatcctgcaggtggttgttactcagatccagctctctcagactagaggactgggagctgagaactgaggacagagcgtcagagcttctctctgagaggttacagccactcagtctgaagagagggatgaaaaagaagcagtaagtataaaagatggcagcatgtttaagttctgatgtaggaatctaactctctctgtacttacagaactttgttggaggctttgaccactggcagcagcctcagaagagcctcctctgaagcagagtatttctttaggtcaaacacctccagatcttcttctgatgacagtaagatgaagaccagagctgaccactgagcaggagacagttcttctgtggagagacgtcctgatctaagggactgttggatctcctccactagagaaccatcattcacttcattcagacagtgaaaaagattgatgcttttctctggagacacattctcactgatcttcttcttgatgtactggactgttctctgattggtctgtgagcgacttcctgtctgtgtcagcagacctcgtagaagagtctgattggtctccagggaaagacccaggaggaagcggaggaacaagtccaggtgtccattaggactctgtaaggccttgtcaacagcactctggtagagacgctttggttcaggtttgactctaaagactttagacaccagggagtttttttgttcttctgacagcagattgacaccagagctgaagaaggtcagatggacatgaagagcagccagaaactcctgaacactcagatggacgaagcagaacacattgtcctggtacagtcctctctcctctctgaagatctgagtgaacactcctgagtacactgaggctgctctgatttcgatgccacactctgtcaggtcggattcatagaagatcaggttgcctttctgcagctgatcgaaggccagttttcccagagactcgatcatcttcctgctctctggactccagtgtggatccgtctcagctcctccatcgtacttgaccttcttcactttggactgaaccaccaggaagtggatgtacatctcagtcagggtcttgggcagctctcctccctctctggtcttgaacacctcctccagaactgtagcagtgatccagcagaagactgggatgtggcacatgatgtggaggcttcgtgaggtcttgatgtgagagatgatcctgctggcctgctcctcatctctgaacctcttcctgaagtactcctccttctgggggtcggtgaaccctctgacctctgtcaccatgccaacacactcaggagggatctgattggctgctgcaggtcgtgtggttatccagaggcgagcagagggaagcagcttccccctgatgaggtttgtaaAGAGCACATCTACTGAGGaggtctctgtgacatcagtcaggatctcattgttgtggaagtccagaggaagtcgacactcatccagaccgtcaaagatgaacacaacctggaactcttcaaacctgcagattcttgctgctctggtttcactgaagaagtgatgaacaagttccaacaagctgaacttcttctctctcagcacattcagctctctgaaggtgaatggaaatgtgaactgtatgtcctggtggtctttgtcttcagcccagtccagagtgaacttctgtgttaatactgttttcccaatgccagccactcccttagtcatcactgttctgattggtttctctcctccagctgaggctttgaggaggtcttcttgtctgatggttgtttctggtctggctgggttcctggatgctgtttcaatctgtctgacctcatgttcttcattgacctctgcagtccctccctctgtgatgtagagctctgtgtagatctcattcagaagggttgggtttcctgctttagcgatcccctcaaacacacactggaactttttcttcaggttggatttgagttcacgctgacaaactgcagcaagaagtcctgaatgaagacaacaaagaagatcaatgagtcacagaatagatttcaacatgtcctttcctcagagaatgactatgaatatattatgtccatctctggagacattagtgaaggtctcatttatcagcatggtaagtctgtagagaaatcctcttactgctctgcagacgctcagccagctcctcctgcttcattctcctcagaaaGTGcaatgagatcttcacaaaggcctctctgctcctcctctgctcttcatccagctgctcctcatcctccttctctaagcattctgggtaatctgaactcacaaccttctggatcttcttcaactcgttcttcacaaaagtgaggatgttctcctccagcagctggaacagaacattctatgaatgacaccaactagaacatggaagccaccatcaggtccatgttggacagacggacaatccactggtctacaaagtgcagtatggagatgatggtgaactgagagatgtaaaagtagttgtacatgtacacaccttgaagatggagtccaggtgtgtttgatgctgctgggcagacggacctgtgggaacctctgagctctcctggtcctctctgtggaggaacatgaaccatcagctcacatggtgtttggaccatcaacaccaatacaactggcttctgtcatgattgatcatgatgaaaaccagatgctgaagactgttgatgatgacggacagtttattagttgagtgacagttagtcatcagtttcatctggttttagttcttactgtggatCATAaaaacgtctgcagacctctgcatctggtacaaagtcctatgaaactcctccaaacctctttagtccgtcccctgacctctagaagtctccttagatcttctgaaactagtctttggaccttttcaaaaGGTCTTGTCTACTGaggatactttgtccaaacctctgcatggagtccagagaccacgtcagctggtccacagagcactgagtttattcaaatcacatgttcagtcccagtcgtctccagaaacctgcagctgtctccagatttgacctctgctgatcctgatgtggaggaactaccTCACATGGTGTTTACATCTaaagatgtttacagttaatgattcacacttaaacacacacagaccagttagatgatgggtgtctaactcaaggcccgagggccaaatttggtctgctggggggtccagtgcagcccgctggatgactttactattgtgagaattacacaaagacacaaattgcttttctataaaagtagctgctattcctaatcagtccactgggggtcgcactctgtgagtgagcgcatgtgttagaccagggggaccaggggcctcatttgtaaaagcttgcgtaggatttgctccagaagtggcgtacggatgaaacgtaggacgtgcgtacgcacagaaatattcagacttattaaACGTCCTACGccgttttcccttaataaatcacaatcacttctaaatgcagcgcagcttttgcggcttcatgtcacgcccatagttgcccatatatagtctgtggaacacccacaaattaatattcatcgattgcgaaatcatgacacagaggaaaacgaagaaacgtaacttcactcagtgtgaagtggaaatgatcattgggaggtgggaaggagaagtaagatgctctttggaggacacagtgtggacatcactgatgccaacaaggcacctgaggggcaaaaggttgcagagcaacgctgcagcctcacgatcttggacccaaataaagaaaaactggtctgacatcaaagtggatgcaaaaaagcgtttagcgcgccatcgccaaggtgtgtctccacgggtgggagaagggacaccggagctgtcccctcctgatgagagacagGCAGCAgtggcgtcagggggtcgaggcacgtttggaagctgtgccacatcatgtagcacagcacatgcagcacgatgtttcacaccttttcaggagtaaacaacaaccttcctccagtgcagtcgaggcagcgccatctgcccttaaacaggccgatggtgcgctgcactacagcgccaatccttccatgtgccacgtcttctaagagcgaagatcagccatcagcgtcattacgcattgtgacggcatcatggcgttttattaccgtccgtctgattgcatctgacaagcaacagctgtgttttgaggatgaatttaataacatgccgatattattgcagaacatatttcacttttctttttgaaaatgtgttaatttgtatttctgtttgttttacgctgcagatcaaacgggtgtttgtgttatttacgagaggcagtattggcatttcttttacaacagtctagttttacacactttcacacaggtttgcgtgtttcttgcatttgccgacggttctcatttcacccgtttttgtgcgtacgcgtgggtccgagcttgcgtgaaggacatttttccgtcaagtattctttttataaataccaattattgcgtagagagcggcgtacgccttcttttgtgcgtacgcaacgtttataaatgaggcccctggtccttcaccaacgcagtgctggtagatcacctaacattgaagaaagaaccacgtcaggtcaccacgcatgcatcagtgcaagtcatggagtgaggtaacgaccaagaacgtctgcagtaacttattgttgcttgtttctttacatggattcgttttgtgctcccggtctgcagcgctgttgttcccttggttaccgctgctgctcgttgttattattcgggcgatcgccatgacttggattgaagcgttgatgacaagtggcttgcgagctgataaagtgtgggctcccctgtgttagaccttttagaccacagcgttcctccaggcagcagcgcccgcttggaaatgacggccccccgtcgaccggaccatcgcctaagattttactggtccggcccacttgagatcaaagtggacagtatctgacccaaacccaagatgagtttgacaccctggagttagatgcagataatgagttctgtcatgatggatcgtcatggaaacaacacgttaaacactgaacaaacatttatgtaattcatcactgaggatcagaacagttcttcatctgtttaagaacttactctgtgtcataagaacggtgtccatctttgaagtcaatccgATGACCcatagactgatcactcttcatggacacacatctgggttcaggagactttcctctctgctgatgtgaactgaaagaaacactgagattacatcatcacatcatcatctaatcatgaagcatcagctcacatggtgtccgtcctcacagagaccaaaacaaggtaaaggtccatgacgtgaggtctggatgtggaccacatgcctccctgtagtggtttaggtctactggtcctgctggtcccactgagaatcaacagctcagtctttcagctcactgttttcttcaccagtcagtttggtttagtcccaccaagtctcaccaagtcctccatggagctctccctccctcactggacactgctgaagggccctggagcaagaaacccagaacctccaccagagagtctggtagaaacacctcatcatcagcctgagaccctcaccttgcatcaacagggggaccaacgtctttgaagtttagaggatAATCcatagaccgatcactcttcatggacacacagctgggtccaggtccaggtcctggtctctgatggatcctggtttcacacatgtagaagcagagtcagtgagtcagagacgttgggacatggagacgagtggaggacagttggagatggtcctctcacctctgagctttggtctggctgtcatgttccccacacagaggggcttcagagggagggactccgtcctctgggtcctcagcctgattcatagcagagtccacaccttcacaccttcacaccaacctgctgggagagctcacacattattaacttcatcaggacaaacacacagagctcattcacctcaacactaaaactctcatgggacactttgtgttgttgtcttgagacaacgtgtcaagagacgtcattttaaattctcatcctataaatgtcgttatttatgttaaaaataattatttcatgaaTTGACATGCTGAATATCAATATTAAGAATATCAAACTCGACGCGAACGACGGGAgccgctttgtttctctctctctctcaagccgcatttgattggtcaatatgtgtgggggcgtgtctccctctcaagccgcatttgattggtcattATGTTTCGGGGCGTGTCTccctctcaagccgcatttgattggttgATATGCGTGGGGCGTGTCTCTccctcaagccgcatttgattggtcaatatgtgtgggtgtgtgtctctctctctcaagccacatttgattggtcaatatgtgtgggggcgtgtctgcgCTGAGCAcaggggcgggacttacacacagcagcagcgaacaggagggaggagtcaagagagaaacagagcggtaaaataaaagttacgaaagtgagtgtcaacaggaaacgcagcaaaatctggacacatgtcaatgacattgatctatctaatgcagaatgtagagtctgcaagactaaaatctctatcttctccaaaacagggcagataatttcagagagaagaaac
Encoded proteins:
- the LOC144394272 gene encoding uncharacterized protein LOC144394272 isoform X1 codes for the protein MNQAEDPEDGVPPSEAPLCGEHDSQTKAQRIHQRPGPGPGPSCVSMKSDRSMDYPLNFKDVGPPVDASSHQQRGKSPEPRCVSMKSDQSMGHRIDFKDGHRSYDTEEDQESSEVPTGPSAQQHQTHLDSIFKLLEENILTFVKNELKKIQKVVSSDYPECLEKEDEEQLDEEQRRSREAFVKISLHFLRRMKQEELAERLQSRLLAAVCQRELKSNLKKKFQCVFEGIAKAGNPTLLNEIYTELYITEGGTAEVNEEHEVRQIETASRNPARPETTIRQEDLLKASAGGEKPIRTVMTKGVAGIGKTVLTQKFTLDWAEDKDHQDIQFTFPFTFRELNVLREKKFSLLELVHHFFSETRAARICRFEEFQVVFIFDGLDECRLPLDFHNNEILTDVTETSSVDVLFTNLIRGKLLPSARLWITTRPAAANQIPPECVGMVTEVRGFTDPQKEEYFRKRFRDEEQASRIISHIKTSRSLHIMCHIPVFCWITATVLEEVFKTREGGELPKTLTEMYIHFLVVQSKVKKVKYDGGAETDPHWSPESRKMIESLGKLAFDQLQKGNLIFYESDLTECGIEIRAASVYSGVFTQIFREERGLYQDNVFCFVHLSVQEFLAALHVHLTFFSSGVNLLSEEQKNSLVSKVFRVKPEPKRLYQSAVDKALQSPNGHLDLFLRFLLGLSLETNQTLLRGLLTQTGSRSQTNQRTVQYIKKKISENVSPEKSINLFHCLNEVNDGSLVEEIQQSLRSGRLSTEELSPAQWSALVFILLSSEEDLEVFDLKKYSASEEALLRLLPVVKASNKVLLSGCNLSERSSDALSSVLSSQSSSLRELDLSNNHLQDSGVTLLSAGLKSPHCELETLRLDGCNLSERSCDALSSVLSSQSSSLRELDLSNNHLQDSGVKLLSAGLKSPHCELETLRLDGCNLSERSCDALSSVLSSQSSSLRELDLSNNHLQRSGVKLLSAGLESPHCTLETLRVEPDGVRWLRPGLRKYSCELTIDTNTVNKHLKLSDNNRKVTSVQEYQSYPDHPDRFDSWPQLLCRTGLTGRCYWEVEWRGRDVNVSVSYRGIRRKGDSRDCLFGYKDQSWSLSCSDEGYSVCHNETRTPIATSSSSSSSSSSGRVAVYVDCPAGSLSFYRVSSDTLIHLHTFSTTFTEPLYPGFWSGSDSSVSLCPLQEGESPPGGEPSSLLTT
- the LOC144394272 gene encoding protein NLRC3-like isoform X7 produces the protein MQREDQESSEVPTGPSAQQHQTHLDSIFKLLEENILTFVKNELKKIQKVVSSDYPECLEKEDEEQLDEEQRRSREAFVKISLHFLRRMKQEELAERLQSRLLAAVCQRELKSNLKKKFQCVFEGIAKAGNPTLLNEIYTELYITEGGTAEVNEEHEVRQIETASRNPARPETTIRQEDLLKASAGGEKPIRTVMTKGVAGIGKTVLTQKFTLDWAEDKDHQDIQFTFPFTFRELNVLREKKFSLLELVHHFFSETRAARICRFEEFQVVFIFDGLDECRLPLDFHNNEILTDVTETSSVDVLFTNLIRGKLLPSARLWITTRPAAANQIPPECVGMVTEVRGFTDPQKEEYFRKRFRDEEQASRIISHIKTSRSLHIMCHIPVFCWITATVLEEVFKTREGGELPKTLTEMYIHFLVVQSKVKKVKYDGGAETDPHWSPESRKMIESLGKLAFDQLQKGNLIFYESDLTECGIEIRAASVYSGVFTQIFREERGLYQDNVFCFVHLSVQEFLAALHVHLTFFSSGVNLLSEEQKNSLVSKVFRVKPEPKRLYQSAVDKALQSPNGHLDLFLRFLLGLSLETNQTLLRGLLTQTGSRSQTNQRTVQYIKKKISENVSPEKSINLFHCLNEVNDGSLVEEIQQSLRSGRLSTEELSPAQWSALVFILLSSEEDLEVFDLKKYSASEEALLRLLPVVKASNKVLLSGCNLSERSSDALSSVLSSQSSSLRELDLSNNHLQDSGVTLLSAGLKSPHCELETLRLDGCNLSERSCDALSSVLSSQSSSLRELDLSNNHLQDSGVKLLSAGLKSPHCELETLRLDGCNLSERSCDALSSVLSSQSSSLRELDLSNNHLQRSGVKLLSAGLESPHCTLETLRVEPDGVRWLRPGLRKYSCELTIDTNTVNKHLKLSDNNRKVTSVQEYQSYPDHPDRFDSWPQLLCRTGLTGRCYWEVEWRGRDVNVSVSYRGIRRKGDSRDCLFGYKDQSWSLSCSDEGYSVCHNETRTPIATSSSSSSSSSSGRVAVYVDCPAGSLSFYRVSSDTLIHLHTFSTTFTEPLYPGFWSGSDSSVSLCPLQEGESPPGGEPSSLLTT
- the LOC144394272 gene encoding protein NLRC3-like isoform X3 is translated as MNQAEDPEDGVPPSEAPLCGEHDSQTKAQRIHQRPGPGPGPSCVSMKSDRSMDYPLNFKDVGPPVDAREDQESSEVPTGPSAQQHQTHLDSIFKLLEENILTFVKNELKKIQKVVSSDYPECLEKEDEEQLDEEQRRSREAFVKISLHFLRRMKQEELAERLQSRLLAAVCQRELKSNLKKKFQCVFEGIAKAGNPTLLNEIYTELYITEGGTAEVNEEHEVRQIETASRNPARPETTIRQEDLLKASAGGEKPIRTVMTKGVAGIGKTVLTQKFTLDWAEDKDHQDIQFTFPFTFRELNVLREKKFSLLELVHHFFSETRAARICRFEEFQVVFIFDGLDECRLPLDFHNNEILTDVTETSSVDVLFTNLIRGKLLPSARLWITTRPAAANQIPPECVGMVTEVRGFTDPQKEEYFRKRFRDEEQASRIISHIKTSRSLHIMCHIPVFCWITATVLEEVFKTREGGELPKTLTEMYIHFLVVQSKVKKVKYDGGAETDPHWSPESRKMIESLGKLAFDQLQKGNLIFYESDLTECGIEIRAASVYSGVFTQIFREERGLYQDNVFCFVHLSVQEFLAALHVHLTFFSSGVNLLSEEQKNSLVSKVFRVKPEPKRLYQSAVDKALQSPNGHLDLFLRFLLGLSLETNQTLLRGLLTQTGSRSQTNQRTVQYIKKKISENVSPEKSINLFHCLNEVNDGSLVEEIQQSLRSGRLSTEELSPAQWSALVFILLSSEEDLEVFDLKKYSASEEALLRLLPVVKASNKVLLSGCNLSERSSDALSSVLSSQSSSLRELDLSNNHLQDSGVTLLSAGLKSPHCELETLRLDGCNLSERSCDALSSVLSSQSSSLRELDLSNNHLQDSGVKLLSAGLKSPHCELETLRLDGCNLSERSCDALSSVLSSQSSSLRELDLSNNHLQRSGVKLLSAGLESPHCTLETLRVEPDGVRWLRPGLRKYSCELTIDTNTVNKHLKLSDNNRKVTSVQEYQSYPDHPDRFDSWPQLLCRTGLTGRCYWEVEWRGRDVNVSVSYRGIRRKGDSRDCLFGYKDQSWSLSCSDEGYSVCHNETRTPIATSSSSSSSSSSGRVAVYVDCPAGSLSFYRVSSDTLIHLHTFSTTFTEPLYPGFWSGSDSSVSLCPLQEGESPPGGEPSSLLTT
- the LOC144394272 gene encoding protein NLRC3-like isoform X4, which codes for MNQAEDPEDGVPPSEAPLCGEHDSQTKAQSSHQQRGKSPEPRCVSMKSDQSMGHRIDFKDGHRSYDTEEDQESSEVPTGPSAQQHQTHLDSIFKLLEENILTFVKNELKKIQKVVSSDYPECLEKEDEEQLDEEQRRSREAFVKISLHFLRRMKQEELAERLQSRLLAAVCQRELKSNLKKKFQCVFEGIAKAGNPTLLNEIYTELYITEGGTAEVNEEHEVRQIETASRNPARPETTIRQEDLLKASAGGEKPIRTVMTKGVAGIGKTVLTQKFTLDWAEDKDHQDIQFTFPFTFRELNVLREKKFSLLELVHHFFSETRAARICRFEEFQVVFIFDGLDECRLPLDFHNNEILTDVTETSSVDVLFTNLIRGKLLPSARLWITTRPAAANQIPPECVGMVTEVRGFTDPQKEEYFRKRFRDEEQASRIISHIKTSRSLHIMCHIPVFCWITATVLEEVFKTREGGELPKTLTEMYIHFLVVQSKVKKVKYDGGAETDPHWSPESRKMIESLGKLAFDQLQKGNLIFYESDLTECGIEIRAASVYSGVFTQIFREERGLYQDNVFCFVHLSVQEFLAALHVHLTFFSSGVNLLSEEQKNSLVSKVFRVKPEPKRLYQSAVDKALQSPNGHLDLFLRFLLGLSLETNQTLLRGLLTQTGSRSQTNQRTVQYIKKKISENVSPEKSINLFHCLNEVNDGSLVEEIQQSLRSGRLSTEELSPAQWSALVFILLSSEEDLEVFDLKKYSASEEALLRLLPVVKASNKVLLSGCNLSERSSDALSSVLSSQSSSLRELDLSNNHLQDSGVTLLSAGLKSPHCELETLRLDGCNLSERSCDALSSVLSSQSSSLRELDLSNNHLQDSGVKLLSAGLKSPHCELETLRLDGCNLSERSCDALSSVLSSQSSSLRELDLSNNHLQRSGVKLLSAGLESPHCTLETLRVEPDGVRWLRPGLRKYSCELTIDTNTVNKHLKLSDNNRKVTSVQEYQSYPDHPDRFDSWPQLLCRTGLTGRCYWEVEWRGRDVNVSVSYRGIRRKGDSRDCLFGYKDQSWSLSCSDEGYSVCHNETRTPIATSSSSSSSSSSGRVAVYVDCPAGSLSFYRVSSDTLIHLHTFSTTFTEPLYPGFWSGSDSSVSLCPLQEGESPPGGEPSSLLTT